The following proteins are encoded in a genomic region of Papaver somniferum cultivar HN1 unplaced genomic scaffold, ASM357369v1 unplaced-scaffold_10, whole genome shotgun sequence:
- the LOC113326619 gene encoding PKS-NRPS hybrid synthetase CHGG_01239-like, with the protein MEETPMEVETSGDIELFDPRKEYCATSVQNWGEEEDVVVNPEHEKRVSEVLKIDMADQFVTDQVFNSRDEMIVWCQDVGRQNHMIVVIAKSEKPVPGRKTRITLGCERGGVFRHHTKKDQALLEFPGRTLAPTVRERKRTGTKKCGCPFTLKGVWQPDDKWKVKVECGEHNHALESTVVGHSFAGRLRDDEKQVLKDMIRSGLKPKEVLTTLKKRSRGTNKSTMRTIYNARAHLRMTEMEGRSEMQQVMKLLEEYHYVEWHIKDEETDEVQDVIWSHPDSIQLAKSFPSVLMINSTYRTSRYHMPLSEIIGVMSTGKTFTVAFLFMKAEIEERYTWALSQLKTIYEPNALPSVFVTSGVSALVSAIKTVFPKADHILCTFQISKTIMISCKHEFHNNEYSDSFLKDWEYLMQSETPVAFDEGFASFESKWINYPTCVQYLRDNWLDLKEHFVSAWTNKVKHYGYTTTKTIEGAQEKTSRMIGSSQGTFVSCWTEIHSSITNEITTVKESLVDSLMSVKPSHNLPILKDLKNTVSHLALDMLVAERSRGQSIDISGSSCECSIRFTHGLPCAHEIQQFEHEGRPIALSDIDPHWRKLVAVPAPIMPRNPDNLPEFDLFKQKWEISSETVRLTMLKKLKEIVTPPTTLPVLQSPSANDSFTT; encoded by the coding sequence atggaagaaaCTCCGATGGAGGTTGAGACTAGTGGAGACATTGAATTATTTGATCCACGAAAAGAATATTGTGCAACTAGTGTGCAGAATTGGggtgaagaggaagatgtggtGGTGAATCCCGAGCATGAAAAACGTGTATCGGAGGTTTTAAAAATTGACATGGCGGATCAGTTTGTAACTGATCAGGTGTTTAATTCTCGTGATGAAATGATTGTGTGGTGTCAAGATGTTGGGAGACAAAATCATATGATAGTTGTGATTGCAAAGTCTGAGAAACCAGTACCAGGAAGAAAGACAAGGATTACATTGGGTTGCGAGAGGGGTGGGGTGTTCCGTCACCATACAAAGAAAGACCAGGCTTTGCTTGAATTTCCAGGGAGGACCTTAGCGCCAACGGTGAGGGAAAGAAAACGCACTGGGACAAAGAAGTGTGGTTGTCCATTCACCCTTAAAGGAGTCTGGCAACCAGATGATAAATGGAAGGTTAAGGTAGAATGTGGAGAACACAACCATGCGTTAGAAAGCACCGTAGTTGGTCACTCGTTCGCTGGTCGATTGAGGGACGACGAGAAGCAAGTGCTGAAAGATATGATAAGAAGTGGCCTTAAGCCAAAAGAAGTACTTACCACACTTAAGAAAAGGAGCAGAGGTACTAACAAGTCTACCATGAGAACCATCTATAACGCAAGAGCGCATTTGAGAATGACCGAGATGGAGGGGAGGTCGGAAATGCAGCAGGTTATGAAGCTTCTGGAGGAGTATCACTATGTGGAATGGCACATTAAGGACGAGGAAACTGATGAGGTGCAAGACGTAATTTGGAGCCACCCAGATTCTATACAGTTGGCAAAGAGTTTTCCTTCAGTATTGATGATCAATTCCACGTACAGGACGAGTCGGTACCATATGCCTCTTTCCGAGATCATAGGGGTCATGTCAACTGGTAAGACATTTACTGTTGCTTTTCTGTTTATGAAAGCCGAAATAGAAGAGCGCTACACATGGGCTTTGAGCCAGTTGAAGACGATTTATGAACCCAATGCACTGCCTTCTGTATTTGTGACAAGTGGTGTTAGTGCTCTGGTTAGTGCAATCAAAACCGTATTCCCAAAAGCAGATCACATTCTTTGCACCTTCCAGATTTCAAAGACCATAATGATTAGCTGCAAACACGAGTTCCACAACAACGAATACTCTGACAGTTTCCTGAAGGATTGGGAATACCTGATGCAGTCTGAGACTCCTGTTGCTTTTGATGAAGGATTTGCATCATTTGAGAGTAAATGGATCAACTACCCCACATGTGTTCAGTACCTGCGGGACAATTGGTTGGATCTGAAGGAGCACTTTGTCTCAGCTTGGACGAATAAGGTAAAGCATTATGGTTACACAACCACAAAAACTATCGAGGGTGCACAGGAGAAAACAAGTAGAATGATTGGATCGTCACAAGGAACTTTTGTCTCATGCTGGACAGAAATCCACAGCTCGATCACCAATGAGATTACAACTGTGAAGGAATCCTTGGTAGATAGCTTAATGTCAGTGAAGCCATCACATAATTTACCAATCTTGAAGGATTTGAAGAATACTGTTTCTCATCTAGCACTAGATATGCTAGTAGCAGAGCGTTCTCGAGGTCAGTCCATTGACATCAGTGGTTCATCTTGTGAGTGTTCCATACGGTTTACTCATGGATTACCTTGTGCACATGAGATACAACAATTTGAGCACGAGGGTCGACCCATTGCGTTATCTGATATTGACCCACACTGGAGAAAACTTGTAGCTGTGCCTGCTCCAATCATGCCTCGCAATCCAGATAACCTTCCGGAGTTTGATTTATTTAAACAGAAGTGGGAAATATCATCAGAGACAGTACGCCTTACAATGTTGAAAAAGCTGAAAGAGATAGTTACACCCCCAACAACACTGCCTGTGCTTCAATCCCCTTCAGCAAATGATTCATTCACTACCTGA
- the LOC113326505 gene encoding zinc finger MYM-type protein 1-like, protein MIMLVGAKATIETVDALRSGAAAMKDIRKAIGANNFADEGFCTWSKKSRLQVHVGDINSAHSEARKACEDLLDEKGIAFRGNDEGDDSANRGNFLEILAWLGNINVEYLQPYIMENAPKNLKLTSPDVQKDITSAFSFEIIAAIIRDIGDSFFSILVNESKDISSKEQMDIVLRYVKEGRVIERFVGIEHVATTTALSLKKTIANFFSRHNLSFSQLRGQGYDGANNMKGEYNGLKKLILDENESAYFIHCFAHQLQLTVVSVAKKDPEIKDLFSLVTCVTNVVGGSSKRLEILRKIKGAEISEALSNNELETGRGLNQESNLKRAADTRWGSHQNTLISLINLYSAVMGVLRSVSKDKTSDKRFEARGILVHMKLYNFAFRLHLMKNIMGVTNDLSEALQRKDQDIVNAMKLVRICKTRLQEMRDNGWNDLLSEVSSFCEQHKIKVVCMNDSSLGKGRAKHNVQENSNEHKYRIGIFNAVIDLQLRELNDRFTETTTELLLCVACLCPSDSFAAFDKDKLKRLAEFYPKDFSEIDIVLLDGQLQNYIMDVRTSTEFSSLNGITDLARKMVETKKDKVYSKVYLLLTLALILPVATASVERLFSAMKIMKTRLRNRMGDEWLNDCLLAYVEKVIMDNIVNDIIMNRFQIMKPRKGRLLMVMGLLIFAVDVEMSSSILAKMVSQTWIQRKKLAYANHSLVM, encoded by the exons ATGATTATGTTGGTAGGAGCAAAAGCTACAATAGAGACTGTTGATGCATTAAGAAGTGGAGCTGCTGCAATGAAGGATATCCGAAAAGCAAT TGGTGCTAATAACTTTGCTGATGAAGGATTTTGTACTTGGAGTAAGAAATCAAGACTGCAGGTTCATGTAGGAGATATAAATAGTGCTCACAGCGAAGCTCGGAAAGCCTGTGAAGACTTGTTAGATGAAAAA GGTATTGCATTTCGTGGGAATGACGAAGGTGATGATTCTGCAAATCGGGGtaattttcttgagattttaGCATGGCTTGGTAACATCAATGTAGAATATTTGCAGCCTTATATTATGGAAAATGCACCGAAAAATCTGAAATTGACCTCTCCTGATGTTCAAAAAGATATTACAAGTGCTTTTTCATTTGAAATAATTGCTGCAATTATTCGAGACATTGGTGATTCATTCTTTTCAATTCTGGTTAATGAGTCTAAAGATATTTCGTCAAAGGAACAAATGGATATCGTTTTACGGTATGTGAAAGAAGGACGTGTTATTGAGCGCTTTGTTGGGATTGAACATGTAGCTACTACCACTGCCCTCTCACTCAAGAAAACAATCGCTAATTTCTTTTCGAGGCATAATTTAAGTTTTTCCCAGTTGCGAGGACAAGGTTATGATGGGGCTAACAACATGAAAGGTGAGTATAATGGTCTTAAGAAGCTTATTTTGGATGAAAATGAGTCTGCATATTTTATTCATTGCTTTGCTCATCAATTACAGTTAACTGTTGTAAGTGTAGCGAAAAAAGATCCAGAAatcaaggatttgttttcattagTTACTTGTGTGACTAATGTTGTTGGAGGATCATCTAAACGCCTTGAAATACTTCGAAAAATAAAAGGTGCTGAAATTTCTGAAGCTCTTAGCAACAATGAACTTGAAACTGGGCGAGGTTTAAACCAAGAGTCGAACCTCAAGCGTGCTGCGGATACAAGGTGGGGTTCGCACCAAAATACTTTAATTAGCTTGATTAATTTGTATTCAGCTGTGATGGGTGTACTTAGATCAGTTTCAAAAGATAAAACTTCTGATAAGAGATTTGAAGCTAGAGGTATTTTGGTTCATATGAAGTTATATAATTTTGCTtttcgtcttcatttgatgaaaaatattatgGGAGTTACAAATGATTTGTCAGAAGCTTTACAAAGAAAAGACCAGGATATTGTGAATGCCATGAAGTTAGTTCGGATTTGTAAGACAAGACTACAAGAGATGAGGGATAATGGTTGGAATGATTTACTTAGTGAAGTATCTTCATTTTGTGAGCAGCATAAGATTAAGGTTGTTTGTATGAATGATTCTAGTTTAGGTAAAGGAAGAGCAAAACACAATGTCCAAGAAAACAGCAACGAGCATAAATACCGTATTGGGATATTTAATGCTGTTATAGATTTGCAACTAAGAGAATTGAATGATCGCTTTACTGAAACAACTACGGAGCTTCTTCTTTGTGTAGCTTGCTTATGTCCGAGTGATTCGTTTGCTGCTTTTGATAAGGACAAGTTGAAGCGCCTTGCAGAATTTTATCCAAAGGATTTTTCTGAAATTGACATTGTATTACTCGATGGTCAACTTCAAAACTACATTATGGATGTGAGAACAAGCACTGAGTTTTCAAGTTTGAATGGAATTACTGATCTTGCCCGAAAaatggtggaaacaaagaaaGACAAGGTCTATTCAAAGGTTTATTTACTGTTGACATTGGCGTTGATCTTACCGGTTGCTACTGCCAGTGTAGAAAGACTCTTTTCTGCTATGAAAATAATGAAGACTCGATTGCGTAATAGAATGGGTGATGAGTGGTTGAACGACTGCTTACTTGCATATGTTGAAAAAGTAATAATGGATAACATCGTCAATGACATTATTATGAACCGTTTTCAGATCATGAAGCCACGCAAAGGGAGGCT ACTTATGGTTATGGGTCTTTTGATTTTTGCAGTTGATGTAGAGATGAGTTCATCTATTTTGGCGAAAATG GTATCTCAAACTTGGATTCAAAGGAAAAAACTCGCATATGCAAATCATAGTCTAGTCATGTAA